The following proteins come from a genomic window of Nicotiana tomentosiformis chromosome 12, ASM39032v3, whole genome shotgun sequence:
- the LOC138902518 gene encoding uncharacterized mitochondrial protein AtMg00810-like, protein MSMMGELTFFLGLQIQQSKKGTFIFQTKYTKELIQKFGMRNAKAIGTPVSPSTTLDKEDKGKLVDETKYRGMSGSLLYLIASRPDVIFSVCKYARFQSAPKE, encoded by the coding sequence atgagtatgatgggagagcTTACATTCTTCCTTGGACTTCAAATTCAGCAATCAAAAAAAGGCACATTTATTTTCCAGACCAAGTACACTAAGGAGTTGATTCAAAAGTTCGGCATGAGAAATGCTAAAGCAATTGGAACACCTGTGAGTCCATCAACCACTCTTGATAAAGAAGATAAAGGAAAATTAGTGGACGAAACTAAGTATCGTGGAATGAGTGGATCACTCCTATACTTAATTGCTAGTCGACCAGATGTCATATTCAGTGTGTGTAAATATGCCAGGTTTCAGTCAGCTCCTAAGGAGTGA